One segment of Castanea sativa cultivar Marrone di Chiusa Pesio chromosome 3, ASM4071231v1 DNA contains the following:
- the LOC142629227 gene encoding NAC domain-containing protein 41-like, giving the protein MEAASSCSFSSTLEWPGGFVFDPLDEVLVIHYLHPKATEISYCKCHELIPEHDLYGTEEPWQIWEKMERANNCIRNKEEMFFFTRLKRVSSKSNRCKRSIGKGCWKGDGNSSDIFYCAHQNERKRIGVKKTYHYENNNVKNDKSRTKDDDDNNNRYRWILHEISLDESLLQHAKVLTNHL; this is encoded by the coding sequence ATGGAGGCTGCATCATCATGTTCATTCTCATCGACGCTTGAATGGCCAGGCGGGTTCGTGTTTGATCCACTAGACGAAGTGCTAGTGATTCACTATCTTCATCCCAAGGCCACGGAAATTTCCTACTGTAAATGCCATGAACTAATCCCAGAACACGATCTTTACGGCACTGAAGAACCGTGGCAGATTTGGGAGAAGATGGAAAGAGCTAATAACTGTATACGAAACAAAGAAGAGATGTTCTTCTTCACAAGATTGAAGAGGGTCTCTTCCAAGTCCAACCGTTGCAAGAGAAGCATTGGCAAAGGTTGTTGGAAAGGCGATGGAAATTCCAGCGATATTTTTTACTGTGCCCACCAAAACGAAAGAAAAAGAATCGGAGTCAAAAAGACTTACCATTATGAGAACAACAACGTCAAGAACGACAAGTCCAGGACCAAGGACGACGATGACAACAACAACCGCTATCGATGGATATTGCATGAGATTAGCCTTGATGAGTCCTTACTACAACACGCTAAGGTACTTACTAATCATCtctaa